From one Pontibacillus sp. HMF3514 genomic stretch:
- a CDS encoding DUF2188 domain-containing protein — protein sequence MKEYTVAPNKDATGWYVKVEDIAPTDHYEKKDKAIAKAEEMAEENKPSKLYILDKYHEVQEEKSY from the coding sequence ATGAAGGAATATACAGTTGCACCCAATAAAGATGCTACAGGTTGGTATGTAAAAGTAGAGGATATCGCCCCTACTGATCATTATGAGAAAAAAGATAAGGCAATTGCTAAAGCCGAAGAAATGGCTGAAGAGAACAAGCCTAGTAAATTATACATTTTAGATAAATACCATGAGGTTCAAGAAGAGAAAAGCTATTAA